One Mycolicibacterium parafortuitum DNA segment encodes these proteins:
- a CDS encoding metallophosphoesterase family protein: MRFLHTADWQLGMTRHYLNGDAQPRYSAARRGAVAALGSLADELGAEFVVVAGDVFEHNQLAPREVSTALEAMRAIKVPVYLLPGNHDPLDASSVYTSALFTSERPDNVVVLDTPGVYEVRPGLELVAAPWFSKAPTTDLVAAALDGIEADGTTRVVVGHGAVDILVPDKDRPSLIALDAVESAIARGAIHYVALGDKHSRMDVGSTGRIWYSGSPEVTNYDDIEPDPGQVLVVDVDETDPARPVRVDARRVGSWRFMSLRYTVDNSRDVADLDINLDQMPDKERTVIRLGLTGTLTVTDRAALDACVDRYARLFAALVPWDKQTDIAVMPADGEFDDLGIGGFAAAAVEELVSAARTTGDDADDARAALALLLRLTEGGAA, translated from the coding sequence ATGCGATTTCTCCACACCGCTGACTGGCAGCTCGGAATGACCCGGCACTACCTCAACGGGGATGCGCAGCCACGGTATTCGGCGGCGCGCCGGGGTGCGGTGGCCGCGCTCGGTTCGCTGGCCGACGAGCTCGGGGCCGAGTTCGTGGTCGTCGCCGGCGACGTGTTCGAGCACAACCAGCTGGCCCCGCGTGAGGTCAGCACCGCGCTGGAGGCGATGCGCGCGATCAAGGTCCCGGTGTACCTGCTGCCGGGCAACCACGACCCGCTGGACGCGTCGTCGGTGTACACCAGCGCGCTGTTCACCTCGGAGCGGCCCGACAACGTCGTGGTGCTCGACACCCCGGGGGTGTACGAGGTCCGGCCCGGGCTGGAGTTGGTCGCCGCGCCGTGGTTCTCGAAAGCGCCGACCACCGACCTGGTGGCCGCGGCACTCGACGGTATCGAGGCCGACGGCACCACCCGCGTCGTCGTCGGGCACGGTGCGGTGGACATCCTGGTCCCCGACAAGGACCGTCCGTCGCTGATCGCCCTGGACGCGGTCGAGTCGGCGATCGCCCGCGGCGCGATCCACTATGTGGCTTTGGGGGACAAGCACTCCCGCATGGATGTCGGGTCGACCGGGCGCATCTGGTATTCCGGATCCCCCGAGGTCACCAACTACGACGACATCGAACCCGACCCCGGGCAGGTGCTGGTCGTCGACGTCGACGAGACCGACCCCGCCCGGCCGGTGCGGGTCGACGCCCGCCGTGTGGGTTCCTGGCGGTTCATGTCGCTGCGCTACACCGTCGACAACAGCCGCGACGTCGCCGACCTCGACATCAACCTCGACCAGATGCCGGACAAAGAGCGCACCGTGATCCGTCTCGGGCTGACCGGGACGCTGACGGTCACCGACCGCGCGGCACTGGATGCGTGCGTGGACCGCTACGCGCGGTTGTTCGCCGCGCTGGTGCCGTGGGACAAGCAGACCGACATCGCGGTGATGCCCGCCGACGGGGAGTTCGACGACCTCGGCATCGGCGGGTTCGCCGCCGCGGCGGTCGAGGAGCTGGTCAGCGCCGCGCGCACGACCGGCGACGACGCCGACGACGCCCGCGCCGCGCTGGCGCTGCTTCTGCGACTCACCGAAGGAGGCGCAGCGTGA
- a CDS encoding DUF3558 domain-containing protein, giving the protein MTRRLFKAVAAAAAGLVVLTGCTQTVDGTAAKSGTGTVPRNDNSERKYPNLLKECEVLTEDILAETVGADPLDIQSTFVGAICRWQAANPAGLVDITRFWFETGSLDNERDVAQQLEYQIEERNVAGIQSIVMRPNDPNGACGVASDAAGVVGWWVNPQTPGMDACGMAIKLMELTLATRA; this is encoded by the coding sequence ATGACCCGACGTCTGTTCAAAGCTGTGGCCGCCGCGGCCGCCGGCCTGGTCGTGCTGACCGGCTGCACACAGACCGTCGACGGCACCGCGGCGAAGTCCGGTACCGGCACCGTGCCCCGCAACGACAACTCCGAGCGCAAGTACCCGAACCTGCTCAAGGAGTGCGAGGTCCTGACCGAGGACATCCTCGCCGAGACCGTGGGCGCCGACCCGCTGGACATCCAGAGCACGTTCGTCGGTGCGATCTGCCGCTGGCAGGCCGCCAACCCGGCCGGGCTGGTCGACATCACCCGGTTCTGGTTCGAGACGGGCAGCCTGGACAACGAGCGTGACGTCGCCCAGCAGCTGGAGTACCAGATCGAGGAGCGCAACGTCGCCGGTATCCAGTCAATTGTCATGCGGCCCAACGATCCCAACGGTGCATGCGGGGTCGCCAGCGACGCCGCGGGCGTGGTCGGCTGGTGGGTCAACCCGCAGACACCCGGGATGGATGCCTGCGGAATGGCGATCAAGCTGATGGAGTTGACGCTGGCCACCCGGGCCTGA
- a CDS encoding SixA phosphatase family protein: MSEPRRTLLLLRHAKSDYPDGVVDHDRPLSSRGIREGALAGDWIRATFGGVDAVMCSTATRTRQTLEQTGITAPVQFVDRLYDATAGILIEEINGVQARFDDEVATLLVIGHEPVMSSVALGLADEESGNGAAAAQISQKYPTSSIAVLRSSAPWDQWALRGAELTDFHTAR, encoded by the coding sequence ATGAGCGAGCCACGCCGCACCCTGCTCCTGCTGCGCCACGCGAAGTCCGACTACCCGGACGGGGTGGTCGACCACGATCGGCCGCTGTCGTCGCGGGGTATCCGGGAGGGAGCGCTGGCCGGCGACTGGATCCGCGCGACGTTCGGCGGGGTGGACGCGGTAATGTGTTCGACCGCGACCAGGACACGCCAGACGCTCGAACAGACCGGTATCACCGCGCCGGTGCAGTTCGTAGACCGGCTCTACGACGCGACCGCGGGCATCCTCATCGAGGAGATCAACGGTGTGCAGGCACGCTTCGACGACGAGGTCGCGACGCTGCTGGTGATCGGCCACGAGCCGGTGATGTCGTCGGTCGCGCTCGGGCTGGCCGACGAGGAGTCCGGTAACGGCGCTGCGGCGGCGCAGATCTCGCAGAAGTATCCGACATCGTCGATCGCGGTGCTGCGCTCGAGCGCACCGTGGGATCAGTGGGCGTTGCGGGGGGCGGAGCTCACGGATTTTCATACCGCGCGCTGA